Proteins found in one Bacillota bacterium genomic segment:
- a CDS encoding NUDIX domain-containing protein, whose protein sequence is MAFRQAILVARVVLVQDGQVLLAHHRHESGRDFWCFPGGHVEQGEGFAEAAARELQEESGLTVELFDVVYVQDFARPPGPDVAELFFRARVTGGRLAPKLEPGLV, encoded by the coding sequence TTGGCCTTTCGCCAGGCCATTTTAGTGGCCAGGGTCGTGCTCGTCCAGGACGGGCAGGTGTTGCTCGCCCACCACCGCCATGAGAGCGGGCGTGACTTCTGGTGCTTCCCCGGCGGTCACGTGGAACAGGGCGAGGGCTTCGCTGAGGCCGCTGCCCGCGAGCTTCAGGAAGAGAGCGGCCTGACGGTGGAGCTCTTTGACGTGGTCTACGTCCAGGATTTCGCCCGGCCGCCCGGCCCCGACGTCGCCGAACTGTTCTTCCGGGCCCGGGTGACCGGCGGCCGGCTCGCTCCGAAGCTCGAGCCGGGCCTGGT